From Chryseobacterium sp. H1D6B, a single genomic window includes:
- a CDS encoding Rrf2 family transcriptional regulator yields the protein MRLNHFTDYSLRVLMYLNKKGKTSSSSLDELSGALNILRNHLIKVVQFLSKEELVITKRGKNGGIIISDKAVGIGLGSLIHLLEQDDTPVINCHTKPCVFMPYNCKLKSFLDTAYKAFLDSMNEHSLSDLAFNNWEIIFADRHNAQNHT from the coding sequence ATGAGACTGAACCACTTTACCGATTACAGCCTGCGTGTCCTGATGTATCTAAATAAAAAAGGTAAGACATCTTCAAGTTCTCTGGATGAATTATCCGGAGCACTGAATATCCTGCGGAATCACCTCATTAAAGTGGTTCAGTTTTTATCTAAAGAAGAACTGGTCATTACAAAAAGAGGCAAAAACGGAGGTATTATTATATCTGACAAAGCTGTTGGAATAGGGTTAGGAAGTCTTATTCATCTATTGGAACAGGATGATACGCCTGTTATAAACTGTCATACAAAGCCCTGCGTATTTATGCCTTATAATTGTAAACTGAAATCATTTTTAGATACAGCCTACAAAGCTTTTCTAGACAGCATGAATGAGCACAGCTTATCTGATCTGGCTTTCAATAATTGGGAAATTATTTTCGCTGACCGTCACAATGCACAAAACCATACCTAA
- a CDS encoding tyrosine-protein phosphatase: protein MKRLIKISVLLILVFCVFSCKTQDFTQPEYGSNGIESDIKIKKVNNFRTLENIKNSEGKTLKKGLIYRSGHLHKLKKRSFDTFHKLGIKEIIDLRNPKEISKKPDQLPDHIIYKKYSAFDDQGDQLTQGRKLVLKGKVNASDADKRMLDFYREYVTENPEMIKKIIIDVLESDQPVLYHCTAGKDRTGITTALILTILKFDKETIYNEYLLSNNFRKDIIMKRLKLAHNLHFIYPKMDLKVLEKLSWVERNYLDAAFDEINKKYGSMDIYIQQVLGISENKREEYIRKFMY, encoded by the coding sequence TTGAAGAGGTTAATAAAAATATCGGTTCTGCTAATTTTAGTATTTTGTGTTTTTTCTTGTAAGACACAGGATTTCACACAGCCGGAATATGGCAGCAATGGAATTGAAAGCGATATTAAAATTAAAAAAGTAAATAATTTCCGGACTTTAGAAAATATTAAAAACTCTGAAGGGAAAACGTTAAAGAAAGGGCTGATTTACAGAAGCGGCCACCTTCATAAGCTTAAAAAGAGATCTTTTGATACTTTTCATAAATTGGGAATTAAAGAAATTATCGATCTTAGAAATCCAAAGGAGATTAGCAAGAAACCCGATCAGCTTCCTGATCATATCATTTATAAAAAATATTCAGCTTTTGATGACCAGGGAGATCAGCTGACCCAAGGAAGAAAACTTGTGCTGAAGGGGAAAGTAAATGCTTCTGATGCTGACAAAAGAATGCTGGATTTTTATCGTGAATATGTGACGGAAAATCCAGAAATGATCAAGAAAATTATCATAGATGTTTTAGAATCAGATCAGCCGGTTTTATACCATTGTACGGCTGGAAAAGACAGAACAGGAATTACAACAGCCTTAATTCTGACTATTTTAAAATTTGATAAAGAAACAATTTATAACGAATATCTGTTATCCAATAATTTTAGAAAAGATATAATCATGAAAAGACTTAAACTTGCTCATAATCTGCATTTTATTTACCCGAAAATGGATTTAAAGGTTTTAGAAAAATTAAGTTGGGTCGAAAGAAATTATCTGGATGCAGCATTTGATGAAATCAACAAGAAATATGGTTCAATGGATATTTATATTCAACAGGTTTTAGGAATTTCTGAAAATAAAAGAGAAGAATACATCCGTAAGTTTATGTATTAA
- a CDS encoding arginine decarboxylase — translation MKIKYSELIDQTLYFPTEEFNVSENNLLFHDIPLMEVVEKFGTPLKVSYLPKISQNIQKAKSWFKEAFEKTDYKKNYRYCYCTKSSHFNFVIEEALKNDISMETSSAYDMDIIKALYKKGKVDKNIEVICNGFKTDDYLAKISDMINSGFENITPILDNYRELDKLTESIDTTFDIGIRIASEEEPKFEFYTSRLGIGYKDIIPYYSQKIAEHPNARLKMLHFFINTGIKDTAYYWNELYKCLRVYARLKKIAPEVNSLNIGGGFPIKTSLQFDYDYQYMVEEIVSQIKKFCEEEGVEEPNIYTEFGSFTVGESGANIYKIISQKRQNDREKWNMIDSSFMTTLPDTWAISRHFIMLPLNRWDDTYERVFLGGLTCDSDDYYNSEQHTNAIYLPVFSDTKPLYIGFFHTGAYQETIGGYGGVHHCLMPQPRHILIQKDENGEFQYEVFREKQEPEDILKILGY, via the coding sequence ATGAAAATAAAATACTCGGAACTGATTGATCAGACATTATATTTTCCTACTGAAGAATTTAATGTTTCTGAGAACAATTTGTTGTTTCACGATATTCCACTGATGGAAGTTGTTGAAAAGTTTGGAACTCCTTTAAAGGTAAGTTACCTCCCGAAGATTTCTCAAAATATTCAGAAAGCAAAAAGCTGGTTCAAAGAAGCCTTTGAGAAAACCGACTATAAGAAAAACTACAGATACTGCTACTGTACAAAATCCAGTCATTTCAATTTTGTAATTGAAGAAGCGTTGAAGAATGATATTTCTATGGAAACTTCTTCAGCATATGATATGGATATCATAAAAGCGCTTTACAAAAAAGGAAAAGTAGATAAGAATATTGAAGTGATCTGTAACGGATTCAAAACGGATGATTATCTGGCGAAAATTTCAGATATGATCAACAGCGGTTTTGAAAATATCACTCCTATTTTAGATAATTACCGTGAGCTGGATAAGCTTACAGAAAGTATCGACACCACGTTCGATATCGGAATAAGAATCGCTTCTGAGGAAGAGCCGAAGTTTGAGTTTTATACTTCAAGATTAGGAATCGGGTACAAAGATATTATTCCGTATTACAGCCAGAAAATTGCAGAACACCCGAATGCAAGATTGAAAATGCTTCATTTCTTCATCAATACCGGAATCAAAGACACGGCGTATTATTGGAATGAATTGTACAAATGTCTTCGTGTTTATGCCCGTTTGAAGAAAATTGCTCCAGAAGTAAATTCTTTAAATATTGGCGGTGGTTTCCCGATAAAAACGTCTCTTCAGTTTGATTACGATTATCAATATATGGTTGAGGAAATTGTTTCTCAAATCAAAAAATTCTGTGAAGAAGAAGGAGTGGAGGAACCGAATATCTATACTGAATTCGGAAGTTTTACAGTGGGTGAAAGCGGAGCGAATATCTATAAAATTATTTCTCAAAAACGTCAGAACGACAGAGAAAAGTGGAATATGATCGATTCTTCATTCATGACTACACTTCCTGATACATGGGCGATTTCAAGACATTTTATCATGCTTCCGCTGAATCGTTGGGATGATACTTATGAAAGAGTGTTCTTAGGAGGGCTGACTTGTGATTCAGATGATTATTATAATTCTGAACAGCATACAAATGCTATTTATCTGCCTGTTTTCAGTGATACAAAACCATTGTATATTGGCTTCTTCCATACGGGAGCTTATCAGGAGACCATTGGAGGGTATGGCGGAGTACACCATTGTCTGATGCCTCAGCCAAGACATATTTTGATTCAGAAAGATGAAAATGGTGAATTTCAGTATGAAGTTTTCCGCGAAAAACAGGAACCAGAAGATATCTTGAAGATTCTTGGGTATTAG
- a CDS encoding DinB family protein produces MTSTATATKQFINSEQLLEHWQGHRNLTRRVIESFPEKELFEFSVGNMRPFAKLAVELISIGGPALKGIVEKNEEAYNEEGFAPKTKEEILTKWDEQTAVINEYFSQISEERFTETFNLFGQYEFPVYQNILYFVDNEIHHRGQGYVYLRALGIEPPFFWERF; encoded by the coding sequence ATGACATCTACAGCAACAGCCACAAAACAATTTATCAATTCTGAGCAGTTATTAGAGCACTGGCAGGGACACAGAAACTTAACAAGAAGAGTGATCGAAAGCTTCCCTGAAAAAGAATTATTCGAATTTTCTGTTGGAAATATGAGACCTTTTGCAAAATTAGCAGTTGAATTAATCAGCATAGGCGGACCTGCTTTGAAGGGTATTGTAGAAAAAAATGAAGAAGCATATAACGAAGAAGGTTTTGCGCCTAAAACAAAAGAAGAGATTCTAACAAAATGGGATGAGCAGACTGCAGTAATCAATGAGTACTTCAGCCAGATCTCTGAAGAAAGATTTACAGAAACCTTCAATTTATTCGGCCAGTATGAGTTTCCTGTGTATCAGAATATTCTTTATTTCGTAGATAATGAAATCCACCACAGAGGCCAGGGATATGTTTATCTGAGAGCTTTAGGCATTGAACCCCCTTTTTTTTGGGAGAGATTTTAG
- a CDS encoding ABC transporter ATP-binding protein — protein MAKPFNRTVTLFGIYKQLIPFIKPYRLMIYGTLFLTFLGALAAQVNPLVLKYTVDEVTKLTGLPHPMSEGIHVLVVISVILLGKELLNIFINFGQKFYGEKIRINVSSVLAQSAIDKILTYRVAYFNDENHESGKLQIRIDRGIESLTKLVQNFFIDILPLFSNALIALIIMYMQNVYVGMVSTIIVPIYFYISSLQAKKLGGVRRQLRNQREQKTSGLLNLINSIMVIKSFVREKFEGKKQYDLQMQLMESQMFTRKTNFIYDGLKTFIEQFGVVLIILLTVYLVLDQQMTIGAIMLHIMLFNNVSSPIRQLHRIYDDMNDAMIYAEGYFDILNADDEKEQNGTFVEQQIKGKFELKNVNFAYPNGTHALHDVSMLIENGKTTALVGLSGAGKSTIINLLCKFYLPNSGEILLDEVNLNNYENTFLRNDIGLVLQRNHIFQGSIEDNIRYGNMNASFEEIEAAAKKAYLHEQIMDLPEKYQHDATQLSGGQQQRIAIARLFLKDPPIIFLDEPTASLDAIATEQIKNSLDAIKAGRTVVIISHSLSQILDSDVIYVMKKGRVVESGTHDELVQANGTYREIFDASARSLNLDKLVNTFREN, from the coding sequence ATGGCAAAACCATTTAACAGAACAGTCACTTTATTCGGGATATACAAACAGCTTATTCCCTTTATCAAACCATACCGTTTAATGATCTACGGAACACTGTTCCTTACTTTTTTAGGTGCACTTGCCGCACAGGTCAATCCGCTTGTCTTAAAATATACGGTAGATGAGGTCACAAAACTGACCGGCCTGCCGCATCCGATGTCTGAAGGAATTCATGTTCTGGTAGTCATTTCTGTTATTTTACTGGGGAAAGAATTATTAAATATTTTCATCAATTTCGGACAGAAATTTTATGGCGAAAAGATCAGAATTAATGTAAGTTCTGTTTTAGCTCAGTCAGCAATTGATAAAATTTTAACCTATAGAGTTGCTTATTTCAATGATGAAAATCATGAATCCGGAAAACTTCAGATCAGAATAGACAGAGGAATTGAAAGTTTAACGAAGCTTGTCCAAAACTTTTTTATTGATATTCTGCCGCTTTTCTCCAATGCGCTCATTGCATTGATCATTATGTATATGCAGAATGTATATGTAGGAATGGTTTCTACGATAATTGTTCCGATTTATTTTTATATCAGTTCGCTGCAGGCTAAAAAACTAGGGGGAGTCCGTCGCCAGCTGAGAAATCAGAGAGAGCAGAAAACTTCAGGACTGCTGAATCTTATTAATTCCATCATGGTTATTAAAAGTTTTGTCCGTGAAAAATTTGAAGGTAAAAAGCAGTATGATCTTCAGATGCAGCTGATGGAAAGCCAGATGTTCACTAGGAAGACCAATTTTATCTATGATGGCTTAAAGACTTTCATTGAACAGTTTGGAGTTGTGCTTATCATTCTGCTGACCGTTTATCTGGTTTTAGACCAGCAGATGACCATTGGGGCAATTATGCTTCATATCATGCTTTTTAATAATGTTTCATCGCCGATCCGCCAGCTTCACCGTATTTATGATGATATGAATGATGCAATGATCTACGCAGAAGGGTATTTTGATATTTTAAATGCTGATGATGAAAAAGAGCAGAACGGGACATTCGTTGAACAGCAGATCAAAGGTAAATTTGAATTAAAAAATGTAAATTTTGCTTATCCAAACGGAACACACGCACTGCATGATGTCTCTATGCTCATTGAAAATGGAAAAACAACAGCCTTAGTAGGATTAAGCGGAGCCGGAAAATCAACAATTATAAATCTTTTATGTAAATTTTATCTTCCCAATTCAGGAGAAATTCTGCTGGATGAAGTTAATCTTAATAACTACGAAAATACTTTCCTCCGAAACGATATCGGTCTGGTATTACAGAGAAATCATATCTTCCAAGGAAGTATAGAAGATAATATCCGGTACGGAAATATGAACGCGTCTTTTGAAGAAATTGAAGCTGCTGCAAAAAAGGCCTATCTGCATGAGCAGATTATGGATCTCCCCGAAAAATATCAGCATGACGCTACACAGCTCTCCGGCGGACAGCAGCAGAGAATTGCCATTGCAAGATTATTTTTAAAAGATCCGCCGATCATTTTCTTGGATGAGCCTACTGCAAGTTTAGATGCGATTGCTACAGAACAGATCAAAAACTCATTAGATGCTATAAAAGCGGGCAGGACAGTGGTTATTATTTCTCATTCTCTATCTCAGATTTTAGATTCTGATGTCATTTATGTAATGAAAAAAGGACGTGTTGTAGAAAGCGGAACCCATGATGAACTGGTTCAGGCGAACGGAACCTACCGTGAAATTTTTGATGCCTCAGCAAGAAGTCTCAATTTGGATAAACTGGTGAATACTTTTAGAGAAAATTAG
- a CDS encoding YafY family protein codes for MNDHYLKKLDRVTAILTQLQSKPLVRAQDLADKFEVSIRTIYRDVKTLENAGIPILGEAGSGYSLMDGYKLPPVMFTKQEVLSFITAEKLMQKFSHESLGSHYQTAMEKVRSVLKYSDKDLIQNVEKQIDVFNYHVPSPDSIKNIIPTILESIAEKRQLTMEYKTVDSKVSNRTIEAVGVFFEFNYWYIMAFCTLRNDFRQFRVDRILQIFKTQNPFLQEYGQINDYRHNSNGNKTKVRLLVEKKIIGHLVNSKKYYGLTEEVETENGIELTFETDWIKDGFPRWLITFADYAEVLEPESLKDSLKELVTAISKKHSHVLPG; via the coding sequence ATGAACGACCACTATCTTAAAAAACTTGACAGAGTAACGGCTATCCTCACACAGCTGCAGTCCAAACCTTTGGTGAGGGCACAGGATCTGGCGGATAAATTTGAAGTCAGCATCAGAACAATTTACAGAGATGTAAAAACACTCGAAAATGCCGGAATCCCTATTCTTGGGGAGGCTGGAAGCGGGTACTCCCTAATGGACGGATATAAACTTCCTCCAGTAATGTTCACTAAACAAGAAGTACTGAGTTTTATCACGGCCGAAAAGCTGATGCAGAAATTTTCTCATGAAAGTCTGGGAAGCCATTATCAGACGGCAATGGAAAAAGTACGCTCAGTGCTGAAATATTCTGATAAAGATCTAATTCAGAATGTGGAAAAGCAGATCGATGTTTTTAACTATCATGTTCCGTCCCCAGATTCCATTAAAAATATAATTCCTACCATTCTCGAAAGTATTGCTGAAAAGAGGCAGTTGACCATGGAATATAAAACAGTCGATTCAAAAGTTTCCAACAGAACAATTGAAGCTGTAGGAGTATTTTTTGAATTTAATTATTGGTATATCATGGCTTTCTGTACCTTAAGAAATGATTTCAGACAGTTTAGGGTTGACCGGATTTTACAGATTTTTAAAACTCAAAATCCTTTTTTACAGGAATACGGGCAGATCAATGATTACAGGCATAATTCAAATGGAAACAAAACTAAAGTCAGACTTTTAGTTGAGAAAAAAATTATAGGACATCTTGTTAATTCCAAAAAATATTATGGATTAACAGAAGAAGTTGAGACAGAAAACGGAATTGAATTAACCTTTGAAACCGATTGGATCAAAGACGGATTTCCACGCTGGCTGATTACTTTTGCGGATTATGCTGAGGTATTGGAGCCTGAATCTTTAAAAGACAGCCTTAAAGAATTGGTTACTGCTATTTCAAAAAAACACAGCCATGTTTTACCAGGCTAA
- a CDS encoding thiamine diphosphokinase — MKDKALLFINGDPPKSFPDLTHYGLIACTDGAFHYLKELGFPLDKLDFISGDFDSHSGSDENVYQEKFIHTLDQDKTDFHKALEIILERGFHTVDVLGASGGEQDHFLGNLTVAYTFKDQLSIKFYDEFSEYYFVSKNFTLKNAKNRMISLYPFPSVENITTTGLNWPLTNGSLSVTSRIGTRNFAVEDEISIQYESGDLLFFVGRNEIEYPKIY; from the coding sequence ATGAAAGATAAAGCATTACTTTTCATTAACGGAGATCCTCCAAAATCCTTTCCTGATCTTACTCATTACGGCTTGATTGCCTGTACGGACGGTGCTTTTCATTATTTGAAAGAGCTGGGTTTTCCTTTGGATAAATTAGACTTTATTTCCGGTGATTTTGATTCTCATTCAGGATCGGATGAAAATGTGTATCAGGAAAAATTCATTCATACACTGGATCAGGATAAAACAGATTTTCATAAAGCGCTGGAGATTATCTTAGAAAGAGGATTTCATACCGTAGATGTGCTGGGAGCAAGCGGCGGTGAACAGGATCACTTTTTGGGCAATCTTACTGTAGCATATACTTTTAAAGATCAATTAAGCATTAAATTCTATGATGAGTTTTCTGAATATTATTTTGTTTCGAAAAATTTCACATTGAAAAACGCTAAAAATAGAATGATTTCTCTTTATCCATTTCCTTCGGTTGAAAATATTACTACTACGGGATTGAACTGGCCCTTAACTAATGGAAGCTTAAGTGTCACTTCAAGAATAGGAACGAGGAATTTTGCTGTTGAAGATGAAATTTCTATTCAATATGAATCAGGAGATCTGTTGTTTTTTGTCGGACGAAATGAAATAGAATATCCCAAAATATATTGA
- a CDS encoding TM2 domain-containing protein: METFDYLKPENNQSYHSEKKIPAALLGIFVGWLALNKFYLGYTKEGIIQIVLNICTAGAASIIPIIEGVMYLFMSDKKFDDTYVHGKKGWF, from the coding sequence ATGGAGACGTTTGACTATTTAAAACCAGAAAACAACCAGTCTTATCACTCAGAAAAGAAAATTCCTGCCGCATTATTGGGGATTTTTGTAGGCTGGCTCGCCTTAAATAAATTTTATTTAGGATATACAAAAGAAGGAATTATTCAGATTGTTCTTAATATCTGTACTGCAGGAGCAGCTTCTATCATTCCTATTATTGAAGGAGTTATGTATTTATTCATGAGTGATAAAAAGTTTGATGACACGTATGTTCATGGTAAAAAAGGATGGTTTTAA
- the hmpA gene encoding NO-inducible flavohemoprotein has product MNSSQKKLVKSTVPILQSNGTDLTKHFYTRMFTHHPELKNLFNMSSQASGKQQHALAGAVLAYAEQIENPEVLINVLKSIGNKHVSLHITPEQYDIVGLHLISSIKEVLGDTAADELIEAWTQAYNELAQIMISIEDELYQSNLKKSGGWEGWRTFNITAIVEESSEVKSFYLKPKDNDIIADYLPGQYLSVKLFVPELGHEQARQYSLSSAFTPEYYRISVKKENNGISPEGVVSNLLHHKIIGDEIWVSAPSGVFHAGFAADHPLVLISGGIGVTPLLSMLETNKNSLQENTTVWLHSCRNEKVHAFKNQIDRLNKDNEWLSTHIFYETLSENENNSIKEGRIDLAELKDEVLIDNAKYYICGPEVFIKVQYNSLIQLGIAKEDILYEEFGPQLLHLN; this is encoded by the coding sequence ATGAATTCTAGTCAAAAAAAATTAGTAAAATCGACTGTCCCAATCCTACAATCTAACGGAACAGATCTTACAAAACACTTTTACACAAGAATGTTTACCCACCACCCCGAGTTGAAAAACCTATTCAATATGAGCAGCCAGGCCAGCGGAAAACAGCAGCATGCTTTAGCGGGTGCCGTACTTGCGTATGCCGAACAAATTGAAAATCCTGAAGTTCTTATTAATGTCTTAAAATCTATCGGGAACAAACACGTAAGTCTTCATATCACTCCTGAGCAGTACGACATTGTGGGGCTGCATTTAATTTCTTCAATAAAGGAAGTTTTGGGAGATACCGCTGCAGATGAACTGATAGAAGCATGGACACAGGCTTATAATGAGCTTGCCCAAATCATGATCTCTATTGAAGACGAATTGTACCAGTCTAATTTAAAAAAATCAGGAGGATGGGAAGGCTGGAGAACATTCAATATTACCGCTATTGTAGAGGAAAGCAGTGAAGTAAAATCCTTCTATCTGAAACCAAAAGATAATGATATCATTGCAGATTATCTTCCCGGCCAGTATCTTTCTGTCAAGTTATTTGTTCCCGAATTAGGACATGAGCAGGCCAGACAATACAGCCTGTCATCAGCTTTTACCCCTGAATATTACAGAATATCTGTAAAAAAAGAAAACAATGGAATTTCTCCGGAGGGAGTGGTATCCAATCTCCTGCATCATAAAATAATAGGTGATGAAATATGGGTAAGTGCTCCTTCGGGTGTTTTTCATGCAGGCTTTGCGGCAGACCATCCTTTGGTATTAATAAGCGGCGGTATCGGTGTAACCCCTTTATTGAGTATGCTTGAAACCAATAAAAACAGTCTTCAGGAAAATACTACCGTCTGGCTTCACAGCTGCAGAAATGAAAAAGTACATGCTTTTAAAAATCAGATTGATCGTTTGAATAAAGATAATGAATGGCTCAGCACCCATATTTTTTATGAAACCTTATCCGAAAATGAAAATAATTCTATAAAAGAAGGAAGAATAGATTTGGCGGAACTCAAAGACGAAGTGCTTATTGACAATGCAAAGTATTATATTTGCGGACCGGAAGTCTTTATAAAAGTACAGTATAATTCTTTGATACAGCTTGGCATTGCAAAAGAAGATATTTTGTATGAAGAATTCGGGCCGCAACTGCTTCATTTAAATTAA
- a CDS encoding cob(I)yrinic acid a,c-diamide adenosyltransferase, translating into MKIYTKTGDKGQTALYGGTRVSKASARVESYGNIDELNSFIGIAKSHIEDAEVLKQLKKIQFDLFTVGSEAATPVDKLMLANGKSRLPLIISDKEIEELENWMDAFEEKLEPLQYFILPGGGKSATFLHASRTICRRAERSLVFLNDSEEVRPELIKYLNRLSDYLFVLARYVSKLNNEPEEYWNPNER; encoded by the coding sequence ATGAAAATTTATACGAAAACAGGAGATAAAGGGCAGACTGCTTTGTACGGAGGAACGAGAGTTTCTAAAGCCAGTGCAAGAGTAGAAAGTTACGGAAATATAGACGAGCTGAATTCATTTATCGGTATTGCGAAAAGTCATATTGAAGATGCTGAAGTTTTAAAGCAGTTAAAGAAAATTCAGTTTGATTTATTTACGGTAGGTTCAGAAGCCGCAACGCCGGTGGATAAATTAATGCTGGCTAACGGAAAATCCCGCCTTCCCTTAATTATTTCTGACAAAGAAATTGAAGAGCTGGAAAACTGGATGGATGCTTTTGAAGAAAAGCTTGAACCGCTGCAGTATTTTATCCTTCCTGGAGGTGGAAAATCGGCCACATTTTTACATGCTTCAAGAACAATCTGCCGAAGAGCGGAGCGTTCTCTTGTTTTTCTAAATGATTCAGAAGAAGTACGTCCGGAACTGATAAAATATCTGAACAGACTTTCAGATTATCTTTTTGTATTGGCAAGATATGTTTCAAAATTAAATAACGAACCAGAAGAATATTGGAATCCTAATGAAAGATAA